A section of the Citrobacter farmeri genome encodes:
- the yghX gene encoding YghX family hydrolase, producing MTRLTAKDFPQALLDYYDFYAHGKISKREFLNLAAKYAVGGVTALALFNMLKPNYALAEQVKFTDPDILPEYIHYPSPNGHGNVRGYLVKPAKATGNVPAVVVVHENRGLNPYIEDVARRVAKAGYIALAPDGLSSVGGYPGNDEEGKVLQQKVDPRKLMNDFFAAVEFMKKHPDASGKVGITGFCYGGGVSNAAAVAYPELECAVPFYGRQPAAADVPKIKAPILLHYAELDKNINEGWPAYEAALKENNKVYEAYIYPGVNHGFHNDSTPRYDQAAADLAWQRTLAWFDKYLS from the coding sequence ATGACGCGTCTGACAGCCAAAGATTTTCCGCAAGCATTGCTCGATTATTACGACTTCTACGCGCACGGGAAAATCTCGAAACGGGAGTTCCTCAACCTCGCAGCAAAGTACGCCGTTGGCGGGGTGACGGCGCTGGCGCTGTTCAATATGCTCAAGCCAAACTACGCGCTGGCGGAACAGGTGAAATTCACCGATCCCGATATTTTGCCTGAGTATATTCACTATCCGTCGCCAAACGGTCATGGCAACGTGCGCGGCTATTTAGTGAAACCGGCCAAAGCCACGGGCAATGTGCCTGCCGTGGTCGTGGTGCATGAAAACCGGGGCCTGAATCCCTACATTGAAGATGTTGCAAGGCGGGTCGCGAAAGCAGGCTATATTGCGCTGGCACCCGATGGTTTAAGCTCGGTGGGCGGCTATCCTGGAAACGACGAAGAAGGGAAAGTCTTACAGCAGAAAGTGGATCCAAGGAAGTTGATGAATGACTTTTTTGCCGCCGTCGAGTTTATGAAAAAACACCCTGACGCCAGCGGGAAAGTGGGGATCACTGGATTTTGCTACGGTGGCGGAGTCTCAAATGCGGCGGCCGTAGCCTATCCGGAACTGGAGTGCGCAGTGCCGTTTTATGGTCGCCAGCCTGCGGCGGCGGATGTACCGAAGATAAAAGCGCCAATACTGCTGCACTATGCGGAGCTGGATAAAAATATCAATGAGGGCTGGCCAGCGTATGAAGCCGCACTGAAAGAGAATAATAAAGTTTATGAGGCTTATATTTATCCCGGCGTGAATCATGGTTTTCATAATGACTCTACGCCGCGATATGACCAGGCCGCTGCTGACCTGGCCTGGCAAAGAACGCTGGCATGGTTTGACAAATATCTGTCATAA
- a CDS encoding aldo/keto reductase produces the protein MSWNASPDRYENMQYRYCGKSGLRLPALSLGLWHSFGHVQALDSQRALLRKAFDLGITHFDLANNYGPPPGSAEENFGRLLREDFAAWRDELIISTKAGYDMWPGPYGSGGSRKYLLASLDQSLKRMGLDYVDIFYSHRVDENTPMEETASALAHAVQSGKALYVGISSYSPERTQKMAELLREWKIPLLIHQPSYNLLNRWVDKSGLLDTLKANGVGCIAFTPLAQGLLTGKYLNGIPDGSRMQREGKKVRGLTENMLTDANLSSLRLLNEMAQQRGQSMAQMALSWLLKDDRVTSVLIGASRPEQLEENVQALKNLSFTAEELAQIDKHVADGQLNLWQASSDK, from the coding sequence ATGTCCTGGAACGCCTCCCCTGATCGCTATGAGAACATGCAGTACCGTTACTGCGGAAAAAGCGGCCTCCGACTGCCTGCGCTATCGCTCGGCCTGTGGCACAGCTTCGGTCACGTTCAAGCCCTCGACTCACAGCGCGCGCTGCTGCGAAAAGCCTTTGACTTAGGCATCACCCACTTTGACTTAGCCAACAACTACGGGCCCCCTCCGGGCAGTGCGGAGGAAAACTTTGGTCGTCTGCTGCGTGAAGACTTTGCCGCCTGGCGCGATGAACTGATCATCTCAACCAAAGCCGGTTACGACATGTGGCCAGGGCCCTATGGTTCCGGCGGCTCGCGTAAATATCTGCTCGCCAGTCTCGATCAGAGCCTGAAGCGCATGGGACTGGATTACGTCGATATTTTCTATTCTCACCGCGTTGATGAGAACACGCCGATGGAAGAGACGGCGTCCGCGCTGGCTCACGCCGTGCAAAGCGGTAAAGCGCTGTATGTCGGCATTTCGTCTTACTCGCCGGAGCGGACCCAAAAAATGGCTGAGCTTTTGCGCGAATGGAAGATCCCGCTGCTGATCCACCAACCGTCTTACAATCTGCTGAACCGCTGGGTGGATAAAAGCGGTTTGCTGGATACGTTAAAAGCCAACGGTGTGGGCTGTATCGCCTTTACGCCACTGGCTCAGGGATTGCTCACCGGGAAGTATTTGAACGGCATCCCGGACGGCTCACGTATGCAGCGCGAAGGGAAGAAAGTACGAGGCCTGACAGAGAATATGCTGACGGACGCTAACCTCAGCAGTTTACGTCTGCTCAATGAGATGGCGCAGCAGCGCGGTCAGTCAATGGCGCAAATGGCGCTCAGTTGGCTGTTAAAAGACGATCGCGTCACTTCCGTGCTGATTGGCGCAAGCCGTCCGGAGCAGTTGGAAGAAAACGTTCAGGCGTTGAAGAATCTGTCGTTCACCGCAGAAGAGCTGGCACAGATTGATAAGCATGTCGCTGACGGCCAACTGAACCTCTGGCAGGCATCGTCCGATAAATAA
- a CDS encoding methyl-accepting chemotaxis protein, which translates to MHILRNFTIRVVMLTILGIFCLMWVGVGLYSTWSLSRVADGNEVDRHLVRQMTVLSQGNDQYFRFVTRLSRAMELKASGGTPDFAPVQQALDNMSKKLQEMKTLSPGPMDPDVSAAVLASWQDLLDKGVTPQMQLAQQGTQSAWSEQANNVTPALSRAFGASAERFNKAAGVILDQTRVMVDSKTSIIRTLIVGAAILGIAILFFTDRYLVTMLVKPLARIRQQFRQIAQGDLSQPIDDIGRNCVGQLVPLLRGMQDSLRDAVHTIRSGSDNIWRGATEISSGNNDLSSRTEEQAAALEETAASMEQLTATVKLNADNARQASLLAEAASRTAGKGGALVSEVVETMDGISASSKQIAEITTVINSIAFQTNILALNAAVEAARAGEQGRGFAVVAGEVRNLASRSANAAKEIETLIAESARRVDHGAVLVKDTGSTMEAILSGVTEVNTIMKQIASASEEQSKGISQVGVAITQMDGVTQQNAALVEQVSAAAAALERQTEDLQRSVQQFRLSQNDTPNLPAKSAAPAGQRRPAAATPGDEWVAF; encoded by the coding sequence ATGCACATACTGCGTAATTTCACCATCCGGGTAGTCATGCTGACGATCCTTGGTATTTTCTGTTTAATGTGGGTGGGTGTGGGTTTGTACAGCACCTGGTCTCTTTCTCGTGTCGCTGATGGCAACGAAGTCGATCGCCATCTTGTTCGTCAGATGACGGTGCTCAGCCAGGGCAACGATCAGTATTTCCGCTTTGTTACCCGACTCAGTCGCGCGATGGAGTTGAAAGCCAGCGGCGGTACGCCGGATTTCGCTCCCGTGCAACAGGCGTTGGATAATATGAGCAAAAAACTGCAAGAGATGAAAACCCTTTCGCCAGGCCCAATGGATCCCGACGTCTCCGCCGCCGTGCTGGCGAGCTGGCAGGATCTGCTCGACAAAGGCGTCACGCCGCAAATGCAACTGGCGCAACAGGGGACTCAGAGCGCCTGGAGCGAACAGGCAAACAACGTGACGCCGGCATTGAGCCGGGCGTTTGGTGCCAGTGCGGAGCGCTTTAATAAAGCCGCAGGCGTTATTCTCGATCAAACCCGCGTGATGGTGGATAGTAAAACGTCGATCATCCGTACGCTGATCGTCGGCGCGGCGATCCTGGGCATCGCGATCCTCTTCTTCACCGATCGCTATCTGGTGACCATGCTGGTGAAACCGCTGGCGCGGATCCGTCAACAGTTTCGCCAGATAGCTCAGGGCGATCTCAGCCAGCCGATTGACGACATTGGCCGCAACTGTGTCGGTCAACTGGTGCCTTTATTGCGCGGGATGCAGGACAGCCTGCGCGATGCGGTACACACGATCCGTTCAGGCAGCGACAATATCTGGCGCGGTGCCACGGAAATCTCCAGCGGCAACAACGATCTTTCATCACGAACGGAAGAGCAGGCCGCTGCGCTGGAAGAGACTGCCGCGAGCATGGAACAGCTTACCGCCACGGTGAAGCTGAATGCGGATAACGCGCGCCAGGCTAGCCTTCTGGCTGAGGCTGCATCACGGACGGCAGGGAAAGGGGGGGCGCTGGTGTCTGAAGTGGTCGAGACAATGGACGGCATTTCCGCCAGCTCGAAGCAGATTGCTGAAATTACGACCGTCATCAATAGTATTGCCTTCCAGACCAACATTCTTGCATTGAACGCTGCGGTCGAAGCGGCACGTGCGGGTGAGCAAGGGCGTGGGTTTGCCGTCGTTGCTGGCGAGGTGCGTAATCTGGCGAGTCGTAGCGCCAACGCAGCAAAAGAGATTGAAACGTTGATTGCTGAATCTGCTCGCCGCGTCGACCATGGTGCAGTGCTGGTGAAGGATACCGGTTCGACGATGGAAGCGATCCTGAGCGGCGTGACGGAGGTCAATACCATCATGAAACAAATTGCCTCGGCGTCTGAAGAGCAGAGCAAAGGGATTTCTCAGGTGGGTGTCGCGATTACTCAGATGGATGGCGTCACGCAGCAAAACGCGGCGCTGGTGGAACAAGTCTCCGCCGCCGCCGCTGCGCTGGAGAGACAAACAGAAGATCTACAGCGTTCTGTTCAGCAGTTCCGCTTATCGCAAAATGACACGCCTAATCTCCCCGCCAAAAGTGCAGCTCCCGCCGGTCAAAGACGCCCGGCAGCCGCTACGCCAGGCGATGAGTGGGTGGCATTCTAA